Proteins encoded within one genomic window of Paroedura picta isolate Pp20150507F chromosome 17, Ppicta_v3.0, whole genome shotgun sequence:
- the ROGDI gene encoding protein rogdi homolog: MRMAALASAAERAVLEEEFKWLLREEVHAVLRQLQDILKEASHRFALPVSGSEGPVKQENFILGSASADQVKGVLTLQGDALCQADINLKMPRNNQLLHFAFRDDKQWKLQQIQDARNHVNQAIYLLTNRGVNYQFKTGCEVLKLMDAVMLQLTRARNRLTTPATLTLPEIASGGLTKMFTPALPPDILVNFYINLNKLCLTVYQLHVLQPSSTKNFRPAGGSILHNPGAMFEFSNQRYEVSHVHKVESVVPWLNDALVFFTVSLQLCQQLKDKIAVFSGYWNYRLY; encoded by the exons ATGAGGATGGCGGCGCTGGCGAGCGCGGCCGAGCGGGCTGTCCTG GAAGAGGAGTTCAAGTGGCTTCTGCGAGAGGAGGTTCATGCTGTCCTCCGGCAGCTGCAGGATATTCTGAAG GAAGCTTCTCACAGGTTCGCCTTGCCCGTGAGCGGCTCAGAGGGACCCGTCAAGCAGGAGAATTTCATTTTGGGCAGCGCAAG TGCCGACCAGGTGAAGGGCGTGCTGACGCTTCAGGGCGATGCGCTGTGCCAGGCG GACATTAACCTGAAAATGCCCAGGAACAACCAGCTGCTGCACTTTGCCTTCCGGGATGACAAACAGTGGAAACTGCAGCAG ATCCAGGATGCGAGGAACCACGTCAACCAAGCCATCTACCTGCTCACCAACCGAGGGGTCAACTACCAGTTCAAGACCGGGTGCGAGGTCCTCAAG CTGATGGACGCGGTGATGTTGCAGCTCACCAGAGCTCGGAATCGGCTCACCACTCCGGCCACCCTGACCCTCCCCGAAATCGCTTCCGGCGGCCTCACG AAAATGTTCACTCCCGCGCTGCCCCCGGACATCCTGGTGAACTTCTACATCAACCTCAACAAGCTCTGCTTGACGGTTTACCAGCTGCACGTGCTGCAGCCCAGCTCCACAAAG AACTTCAGACCAGCCGGCGGGTCCATCCTGCACAACCCAGGGGCCATGTT cGAGTTTAGCAACCAAAGATACGAAGTGAGCCACGTCCACAAGGTGGAGAGCGTCGTGCCCTGGCTGAATGATGCCCTCGTCTTCTTCACGGTGTCCCTGCAGCTCTGCCAGCAGCTGAAGGACAAG aTCGCTGTGTTCTCCGGCTACTGGAACTACCGGCTGTACTGA
- the LOC143826991 gene encoding LOW QUALITY PROTEIN: galanin receptor 2b-like (The sequence of the model RefSeq protein was modified relative to this genomic sequence to represent the inferred CDS: deleted 1 base in 1 codon): MGKSLQQACPGVRPRFRGQGRRELWERSCQTPEPKTAMTEPEDFSGLAAHWNDSDASQFSPASVVVPVIFSLIFLLGVVGNSLVLAVLLRNGQTGHNSTNLFILNLGLADFFFIIFCVPFQATIYSLEGWVFGSFMCKAVHFFIYLTMYASSLTLAAVSVDRYLAIRYPLRSRELRTPCNAVAAMVVIWGLSVVFSGPYLSYYDLIEWEASYICVPGWEEWRRKIMETSTFAFGYAIPVLIVSLSYTRTIKYLWTAVDPVEDMSESKKAKRKVTKMIIIVTVLFCLCWLPYHVVVLRYLYGDFPFNQTTYAFRLLSHCMAYANSCLNPIVYALVSKHFRKGFKRVFSCLLRKKARNKVHVVHAAQTAPGFEAGSTEVSHMNEDGQPHGSDVDPRPFVIPSEMARALHVP, from the exons ATGGGCAAAAGCCTGCAGCAGGCATGTCCAGGAGTGAGACCCCGGTTCAGGGGACAGGGGAGGCGTGAGCTGTGGGAGAGGAGCTGCCAGACACCTGAGCCGAAG ACGGCCATGACGGAACCCGAGGACTTTTCCGGCTTAGCCGCACACTGGAACGACTCCGACGCTTCCCAGTTCAGCCCGGCCAGCGTCGTCGTCCCGGTGATCTTCTCCCTCATCTTCCTGCTGGGCGTGGTGGGCAACAGCCTGGTCCTGGCCGTGCTGCTGAGGAACGGGCAGACGGGTCACAACAGCACCAACCTCTTCATCCTCAACCTCGGCTTGGCcgacttcttcttcatcatcttctgcgTGCCCTTCCAGGCCACCATCTACTCCCTGGAGGGCTGGGTCTTCGGCTCCTTCATGTGCAAGGCCGTCCATTTCTTCATCTACCTCACCATGTACGCCAGCAGCCTTACCCTGGCCGCCGTCTCCGTGGACAG ATACCTGGCCATCCGCTACCCGCTGCGATCGCGGGAGCTGCGGACCCCCTGCAACGCG GTGGCGGCCATGGTTGTCATCTGGGGCCTCTCCGTGGTCTTCTCCGGGCCGTACCTGAGCTACTACGACCTGATCGAGTGGGAGGCCAGCTACATCTGCGTGCCGGGGTGGGAGGAATGGCGGCGGAAGATCATGGAGACCAGCACGTTCGCCTTCGGCTACGCCATCCCGGTCCTGATCGTCAGCCTCTCCTACACCCGGACGATCAAATACCTGTGGACGGCTGTGGACCCCGTGGAGGACATGTCCGAATCCAAGAAGGCCAAGCGCAAGGTCACCAAGATGATCATCATCGTGACGGTCCTCTTCTGCCTCTGCTGGCTGCCCTACCACGTGGTCGTGCTCCGCTACCTCTACGGAGACTTCCCCTTCAACCAGACCACCTACGCCTTCCGGCTGCTCTCCCACTGCATGGCCTACGCCAACTCCTGCCTCAACCCCATCGTCTACGCCCTGGTCTCCAAGCACTTCCGCAAGGGCTTCAAGAGGGTCTTCAGCTGCCTGCTCCGGAAGAAGGCCCGCAACAAAGTCCACGTCGTCCACGCTGCCCAGACCGCGCCGGGCTTTGAGGCGGGCTCCACCGAGGTGTCCCACATGAACGAAGACGGGCAACCCCACGGGAGCGACGTGGATCCGAGGCCCTTCGTGATCCCCTCCGAGATGGCGAGGGCCCTTCACGTTCCTTAA
- the SMIM22 gene encoding small integral membrane protein 22, which produces MASQGDSFGQQVSDQINDALSRLATKEMFQTDWDIAAFAIFFTFIGAVLALVLLVLIRCCCCCCCDCEHPKSYRRAPRKVGIDNRALEP; this is translated from the exons ATGGCGTCCCAAGGCGACAGCTTTGGCCAGCAAGTGAGCGACCAGATCAACGACGCCTTGAGTCGACTGGCAACCAAGGAGATGTTCCAGACCGACTGGGACATCGCGGCCTTTGCCATTTTCTTCACGTTCATCG GAGCGGTTCTCGCCTTGGTCCTCCTCGTCCTGAtccgttgctgctgctgctgttgctgtgatTGTGAACACCCCAAATCGTACCGCAGG GCTCCCAGGAAAGTCGGCATCGACAACCGGGCCCTGGAGCCTTGA